In the Bacteroidia bacterium genome, one interval contains:
- a CDS encoding calcium/sodium antiporter has translation MITQILLLILGFGILIKGADWLVSGGSALARKYKISELAIGLTIVAFGTSMPELVVNAFAAYQSHADIVFGNIIGSNIFNLFAILGIAGLIAPLIVQSSTVWKEIPISFLAALLLFFLTNSIISEYEVLSRMDGVILLIFFCLFLYYVFKQLKSENMPLDLKRIELSNFKIWMFISLGLASLIAGGRLVVINSVNIAEDLGISQTIIGLTIVAAGTSLPELATSVVAAIRKNSDIAVGNIIGSNIFNIFFILGVSTLIKPVEYNIRFNYDLYLL, from the coding sequence ATGATAACTCAAATTTTATTATTGATACTGGGATTTGGAATCTTGATTAAAGGTGCTGATTGGTTGGTAAGTGGGGGATCCGCATTAGCCAGGAAATATAAGATATCTGAGTTAGCGATTGGCTTAACTATAGTCGCATTTGGAACATCAATGCCTGAATTGGTTGTAAATGCTTTTGCTGCTTATCAATCACATGCAGACATTGTATTTGGTAATATTATTGGGAGTAATATTTTTAACTTATTTGCAATACTTGGCATAGCAGGATTAATTGCCCCCTTAATAGTGCAATCAAGCACCGTATGGAAAGAAATTCCTATTTCTTTTCTTGCAGCTTTATTGCTGTTTTTTCTTACTAATAGCATTATCTCTGAATACGAAGTTTTGTCAAGGATGGATGGTGTTATTTTATTAATATTCTTTTGTTTATTTCTCTATTATGTATTTAAACAATTGAAAAGTGAAAATATGCCGCTTGATCTTAAACGAATAGAATTGTCCAACTTTAAAATTTGGATGTTTATTTCATTGGGCCTGGCATCTTTAATTGCAGGTGGCAGACTTGTAGTTATTAATTCAGTAAATATAGCCGAAGATTTAGGCATCAGCCAGACAATAATTGGATTAACCATTGTTGCTGCAGGTACTTCACTTCCGGAACTTGCTACATCAGTAGTAGCAGCGATAAGGAAAAATAGCGATATTGCTGTTGGCAATATAATTGGCTCCAATATATTTAACATTTTCTTTATTCTTGGAGTAAGTACGCTTATAAAACCAGTTGAGTATAACATTAGATTCAATTACGATTTATATTTATTATGA
- a CDS encoding CDP-alcohol phosphatidyltransferase family protein — MTRHIPNLLTIANLFCGFFGIVAVFNGEMVLAGWMVIVAAIFDFLDGMAARMLKAHSDLGAGLDSLADMVSFGVLPGMIMMVLMMRSHTMPLNDFFAGPVPVVSLLAFLIPAFSAVRLAKFNIDTRQNVNFIGLPTPANALFFAALPLILRYDIVMIGMDTFYLSPLILNPWFLILTTLIFSYLLISPLTLFSLKMKHFGWKGNEVRYIFLIVSLALFIALLFTAIPIIIIFYIVLSMLMKKQIAHEV, encoded by the coding sequence ATGACCCGCCACATTCCCAACCTCCTTACGATAGCCAACCTCTTTTGCGGATTCTTTGGCATTGTAGCCGTCTTTAACGGAGAGATGGTGCTGGCCGGATGGATGGTCATTGTTGCGGCTATTTTCGATTTCCTCGATGGAATGGCAGCCCGGATGCTGAAAGCGCACAGCGACTTGGGTGCCGGGCTCGATTCGCTGGCAGATATGGTGAGCTTCGGAGTGTTGCCGGGAATGATTATGATGGTGCTTATGATGCGATCTCACACAATGCCCCTGAACGATTTCTTTGCCGGACCGGTGCCGGTAGTGAGCTTGCTGGCTTTCCTCATTCCCGCTTTCAGTGCGGTGCGCCTCGCAAAGTTCAACATTGACACCCGCCAAAATGTGAACTTCATTGGCCTGCCGACACCGGCCAACGCGCTTTTCTTTGCCGCCCTGCCCCTCATTCTGAGATATGATATTGTGATGATCGGGATGGATACTTTCTATCTCTCACCGCTCATCCTCAATCCCTGGTTCCTGATCCTGACAACACTTATTTTCAGTTACTTGCTAATATCTCCCCTTACGCTGTTCTCTCTTAAAATGAAACACTTTGGCTGGAAAGGAAATGAGGTACGCTATATTTTTCTGATCGTTTCGCTGGCCCTTTTCATCGCTTTATTGTTTACGGCTATTCCCATCATCATTATATTCTACATAGTTTTGTCAATGTTAATGAAAAAGCAAATTGCACATGAAGTTTAA
- the purS gene encoding phosphoribosylformylglycinamidine synthase subunit PurS: MKFKAEIDVMPLEELLDPQGKVVQGNLDKLGITHVGKVRIGKHIRLELEADSEAEATEKVEAACKKFLANLIMENYAFTIHKS, translated from the coding sequence ATGAAGTTTAAGGCTGAAATTGACGTAATGCCCCTGGAGGAATTGCTTGATCCTCAAGGAAAAGTAGTGCAGGGAAACCTAGACAAACTGGGCATTACTCACGTAGGTAAAGTGCGGATTGGAAAGCACATCCGGCTGGAACTGGAGGCAGACAGCGAAGCTGAAGCAACGGAAAAAGTAGAAGCGGCTTGTAAAAAATTTCTTGCTAACCTAATAATGGAAAACTATGCGTTTACGATTCATAAGTCTTGA
- a CDS encoding M28 family peptidase, producing the protein MRLRFISLDFTNFLTLLLFVIAVPGTVHAQDTAFARSVIDTLTSEYMGGRGYVEQGDMRAAQYLAAWYKEIGLASYKPIVTPDGRSVHNYFQDFELPVVTFPGKMEARINKKKLVPGKDFILDPNSSGTSGKMKARIVEMPREALRDLTSFADFASQKKMQKRAVLIDEKKFANLIDDEMLVSAKGNVFDARALIIIPANNRLTYGVGTQPLNYPVIIVDSNAVPEDPKKLKLKIESEFVPRYKSQNVIGYISGRKYPDSVIVFTAHYDHLGRMGSDTYFPGGNDNGSGIALMLDLARHFASYENRPDYSIAFMAFGGEEAGLVGSKYYTENPLFPLNNIAFLINIDLMGSGEDGVMVVNGAVFKEEYENFERINDENEYLPEVKKRGKAANSDHYFFTEAGVPAFFLYLMGSYKEYHTIYDKNEMTLKGYHGTFNLLEDYTDWLQNRFVR; encoded by the coding sequence ATGCGTTTACGATTCATAAGTCTTGATTTCACCAACTTTCTCACTCTTCTCTTATTTGTCATTGCAGTTCCAGGAACTGTGCACGCACAGGATACGGCTTTCGCAAGGTCGGTGATTGACACCCTCACCAGCGAATATATGGGAGGGCGCGGCTACGTGGAACAGGGAGATATGAGGGCGGCACAATACCTTGCAGCATGGTATAAAGAAATTGGTCTCGCGAGTTACAAACCTATAGTAACGCCTGATGGAAGATCAGTACACAATTATTTCCAGGATTTTGAACTGCCCGTAGTGACTTTTCCAGGAAAAATGGAGGCCCGTATCAACAAGAAAAAGCTGGTACCCGGGAAAGATTTCATTCTTGATCCCAACTCTTCAGGAACTTCCGGGAAGATGAAAGCGAGAATCGTAGAAATGCCAAGGGAGGCGCTAAGAGACCTCACCAGTTTTGCCGATTTTGCTTCGCAGAAAAAAATGCAAAAACGGGCAGTTTTAATTGATGAAAAAAAGTTTGCCAACCTGATAGATGATGAAATGCTGGTAAGCGCTAAGGGAAATGTTTTCGATGCCAGGGCACTGATCATCATTCCGGCCAATAACCGGCTAACATATGGTGTCGGCACGCAGCCACTCAACTATCCCGTCATTATAGTCGACTCCAATGCGGTGCCCGAGGATCCCAAAAAGCTGAAGCTGAAGATCGAATCCGAGTTTGTGCCGCGCTACAAGAGTCAGAATGTGATCGGGTACATATCAGGGCGGAAATATCCTGATTCGGTGATCGTATTCACTGCGCATTACGACCATCTGGGCCGAATGGGAAGCGATACCTATTTCCCCGGTGGGAATGACAACGGATCCGGGATCGCGCTGATGCTGGACCTGGCCCGTCATTTCGCCAGCTACGAAAACCGCCCGGACTACTCTATCGCATTTATGGCTTTTGGCGGTGAAGAAGCCGGCCTGGTGGGTTCTAAATATTACACAGAAAATCCGCTTTTCCCTTTGAATAACATTGCCTTCCTCATCAATATAGACCTAATGGGAAGTGGAGAAGATGGTGTTATGGTAGTGAATGGAGCCGTATTTAAAGAAGAGTATGAAAATTTTGAAAGGATAAACGATGAAAATGAATACTTGCCGGAGGTGAAGAAACGTGGGAAAGCAGCCAACAGCGACCATTACTTTTTCACCGAAGCGGGAGTTCCTGCTTTCTTTTTATACCTCATGGGTTCTTATAAAGAATACCATACTATTTATGACAAGAATGAAATGACCCTGAAGGGATACCACGGCACTTTTAATTTGCTGGAAGATTATACGGACTGGCTCCAGAATCGTTTCGTCCGGTAA
- a CDS encoding PAS domain-containing protein translates to MTDMATEELGESLLQYLPVLIWASDTHGKIIYVNETLLEFRGRSMKEETGSKGIQGIHQDDEEACLSQLLEHLETRTPFDCECRLQREDGTYRWMQNLGRPRYNESGEFIGFAGSLIDISDRKQATEHRALSQKQLIAAQHLANVGSWEWDMEKDQVVWSDELFQIFGLAPGTPVDFSRYTSFLHPEDRERVEETIRVAITHQRPYRFHHRIINTRGEVRWLHSLGETVVDDKGKPTGLIGTAQDVTDLKNAEALIKDKNRELQQTNQSLEEFAHVTSHDLKAPLRAISNLAQWLYDDNYTALGKEGQEHLKLIINKAQAMHRLIESILEYSRAGAAAGKKEPCDVRLILENTLTMITVPKNITLKIPEVLPVMQCERTKLLQVFSNLISNAIRYNDKPHGLIEIKYKDLPSFHEFSVLDNGKGIHPKYHQSIFKMFETLDKDSMPDSSGIGLALVKKIIAGYGGAIKVKSEPGKGSEFIFTIMK, encoded by the coding sequence ATGACTGATATGGCAACAGAGGAACTAGGTGAATCATTATTGCAATATTTACCGGTATTGATATGGGCGAGCGATACTCATGGGAAAATTATATATGTAAATGAAACTCTGCTTGAGTTTCGCGGGCGCTCAATGAAGGAGGAAACCGGAAGCAAAGGAATCCAGGGAATTCATCAGGATGATGAAGAAGCCTGTTTGTCGCAATTGCTTGAACACCTGGAAACAAGAACACCTTTCGACTGTGAATGCCGTCTGCAAAGGGAAGACGGAACCTACCGGTGGATGCAGAACCTGGGCCGGCCCCGTTATAATGAAAGTGGAGAATTTATCGGGTTTGCCGGTTCTCTGATTGACATTTCTGACAGAAAGCAAGCGACAGAACACAGGGCGCTGAGCCAGAAGCAACTGATAGCCGCTCAGCACCTTGCAAATGTAGGAAGCTGGGAATGGGATATGGAGAAAGACCAGGTGGTCTGGTCAGATGAGCTTTTCCAGATTTTCGGATTGGCACCCGGAACGCCAGTGGACTTTTCCCGCTATACCAGCTTTTTGCATCCGGAAGACCGGGAGCGCGTGGAAGAAACCATTCGCGTTGCCATCACACACCAAAGGCCTTATAGATTCCATCACAGAATTATCAATACGAGGGGAGAGGTACGGTGGCTGCATTCGCTGGGAGAGACCGTGGTGGATGACAAAGGTAAACCCACCGGGCTGATAGGCACAGCCCAGGACGTAACCGACCTGAAGAATGCAGAAGCGCTGATAAAGGATAAAAACCGCGAACTCCAGCAAACCAATCAGAGCCTGGAAGAATTTGCCCACGTTACCTCGCACGATCTGAAAGCGCCACTGCGCGCTATCAGCAATCTCGCTCAGTGGCTTTATGATGATAATTATACCGCCCTCGGAAAAGAAGGCCAGGAACATTTAAAGCTTATCATCAATAAAGCACAGGCAATGCACCGCCTGATTGAAAGCATCCTTGAATATTCCCGTGCCGGTGCGGCAGCCGGAAAGAAAGAACCTTGTGATGTAAGGCTTATCCTGGAAAATACCCTTACCATGATCACTGTTCCGAAAAATATTACGCTGAAAATACCGGAGGTGCTACCGGTCATGCAATGCGAACGCACCAAATTGTTACAGGTGTTCAGCAATCTCATCAGCAATGCGATACGGTATAATGATAAGCCACATGGATTAATTGAGATAAAATATAAGGACCTGCCCTCGTTTCATGAATTCAGCGTACTGGATAATGGCAAGGGCATTCATCCGAAATACCATCAATCTATATTTAAAATGTTCGAGACGCTGGATAAGGATAGCATGCCGGACAGCTCCGGTATTGGACTCGCCCTGGTGAAGAAAATAATAGCCGGCTATGGTGGTGCTATCAAGGTGAAATCCGAACCGGGAAAGGGTTCAGAATTTATTTTTACAATAATGAAATAA
- a CDS encoding sigma-70 family RNA polymerase sigma factor: protein MFGSKNYKSFTDANLVERFRNSHDNAFIGELYQRYTHLVYGVCLQYLKNEEESKDAVMEIYEHIISALKKHRVGNFRSWLYSVSKNHCLMKLRKDKSLDRQRDEYERFLMGFMEIDEQTHLLNGEEKEIKLQHLTEGLTNLNEGQRQCLELFYFYNKSYEEIADDTGLNLKQVKSHLQNGKRQLKIYMDKNA, encoded by the coding sequence TTGTTCGGAAGCAAAAATTATAAATCTTTTACTGATGCGAACCTTGTGGAGCGGTTTCGCAACTCGCATGATAATGCGTTTATAGGAGAACTCTACCAGCGCTATACCCATCTTGTATATGGAGTTTGCCTTCAATACCTCAAAAATGAGGAAGAAAGCAAAGATGCAGTAATGGAGATATATGAGCATATTATCTCCGCATTGAAAAAGCACCGGGTAGGCAATTTTCGTTCATGGCTCTACAGCGTTTCAAAAAATCATTGCCTGATGAAGTTAAGGAAGGATAAAAGCCTGGACCGCCAGCGCGATGAATATGAGCGATTTCTGATGGGTTTTATGGAAATAGATGAACAAACGCATCTGCTCAATGGCGAAGAAAAGGAGATTAAACTACAGCACCTTACTGAAGGATTGACAAACCTAAATGAGGGCCAGCGACAATGCCTGGAACTGTTTTATTTTTATAATAAAAGTTATGAAGAAATAGCAGATGATACAGGACTGAACCTGAAGCAGGTAAAGAGCCACCTTCAGAATGGAAAGCGCCAGTTAAAGATATATATGGATAAGAATGCCTGA
- a CDS encoding TonB family protein: protein MPESKHIPRSPKSGKCLTLESIRGYIEGRLSTDGKARVEQHIKGCPLCADAVEGYRSFNFNRSAANVAELNQRITGKQPQRLRQGIDWAPILRIAAVVAGLLVLVGGSWLVWHFTDGFQSADQSTVQTAGEETQQDAKRSAPEPRMAAIPDTAGPDTSELDETGNELASALNEQDRVVRREIKPEAPREEPEDKEEISKKSIEPLAEESPLVVQESDDNADGYFDTALRNNAAPQSKNESDKDASSGQMMEVEREAEAKDFYSTNEVDAPPAYPGGNQAMQQYISNNIQHPSGDENAALAGTVTVRFSVNEKGKVKDEEVVSGINADFNKEALRIIKRMPKWTPGKLNGHDVTVKMTVPVRFPPSQK, encoded by the coding sequence ATGCCTGAATCTAAGCATATACCGCGCAGCCCGAAATCGGGAAAATGTCTTACGCTGGAAAGTATCAGAGGATACATAGAAGGCCGGTTGAGCACGGATGGCAAAGCTCGTGTGGAACAGCACATAAAGGGTTGTCCTCTCTGTGCCGATGCTGTGGAAGGATACCGGTCTTTCAACTTCAATCGCTCGGCAGCGAATGTCGCTGAGCTGAACCAGCGCATTACAGGAAAGCAGCCGCAACGGCTACGGCAGGGCATTGATTGGGCTCCCATTCTGCGCATTGCGGCTGTAGTTGCCGGGCTACTGGTGCTCGTGGGAGGTAGCTGGCTGGTTTGGCATTTTACTGATGGTTTCCAATCTGCTGACCAATCCACGGTTCAAACTGCCGGAGAGGAGACGCAGCAAGATGCCAAAAGATCTGCGCCAGAACCAAGAATGGCTGCCATACCTGACACGGCCGGGCCGGATACTTCGGAATTGGATGAAACCGGGAATGAACTGGCTTCAGCCTTAAATGAACAGGATCGTGTTGTTCGCAGGGAAATAAAGCCTGAGGCTCCCCGTGAAGAACCGGAGGATAAAGAAGAAATTAGTAAGAAAAGTATAGAACCTTTAGCAGAGGAATCTCCATTGGTTGTTCAGGAATCTGATGACAACGCAGATGGGTATTTTGATACAGCGCTAAGAAATAATGCAGCCCCTCAGAGCAAGAACGAAAGCGATAAAGATGCATCTTCCGGGCAGATGATGGAAGTGGAAAGGGAAGCTGAAGCCAAAGACTTTTATTCGACAAATGAAGTAGATGCACCTCCGGCATATCCCGGTGGGAACCAGGCTATGCAGCAGTATATCAGCAATAATATCCAGCATCCCTCTGGCGATGAAAATGCTGCCCTGGCAGGTACGGTTACGGTCAGGTTTAGTGTGAACGAAAAGGGTAAAGTAAAGGATGAGGAAGTTGTAAGTGGCATCAATGCCGATTTCAATAAAGAAGCTTTGCGGATAATAAAGCGAATGCCCAAATGGACTCCCGGTAAACTAAACGGACACGATGTAACCGTAAAAATGACAGTTCCGGTAAGATTCCCGCCTTCACAGAAATAA
- a CDS encoding T9SS type A sorting domain-containing protein, which yields MKTLIQHSIFITVFLLVAGSINALEPQKKASLYAHLCEVNKEWLKVSPHSLSEEVSFENDIARIQTHLRLVEQHLRAHTPAIAPAFAAHRAESLDDLHRYQNRGEFPVNTFHEHRIPYFIDVHGTPCAVGQLIISSGHRELAEMVSREDNYAYLRQMHFPELNDWVKQSGFTMDELAWIQPAYQPQYSWTTEGAKVEGEIEVFLSTMVGGKEMLYVAGEFDKVEGMEGMNNIAAFDGNNWMKLGDGLNGRVSAMTIYTNTLYVGGEFTLADGEPAAYVARWTGSKWEAVGNGFNAPVRTLAVHDNTLYAGGSFTASGTVSNLYLSRLGFGNWISLPEQVNGPVNALISTSEGDLVVAGEFTMAGTTAAKHIALYSSHTWQAMDGGIEGPVNALAEYDGKIYAGGELKDEHQADIEGFASWDGDNWETEHTRQSISGQRINRFLQHGDHLYIIGDFNFFPGIGNYGQNIIEYNKAGYGEGMASMKGSLNTGIVFRDALYFGGALDSLLSDEWMAPGGLFYQALPSSVAEPAQVQSASGPYPNPAHDIFYIDFPSVSDYDLRLYNLLGNEVRHLSGTGSKVAVQREDLSSGVYIYSICADGVPAKNGRIVIAAPPAH from the coding sequence ATGAAAACTTTAATTCAGCATTCAATTTTTATCACCGTATTTCTTTTGGTTGCCGGCAGCATCAACGCGTTGGAACCTCAAAAAAAAGCCTCTCTTTATGCACACCTCTGCGAAGTCAATAAAGAATGGCTGAAAGTAAGTCCTCATTCACTCTCAGAAGAAGTCAGCTTTGAGAATGATATTGCCCGCATCCAAACACATTTACGCCTGGTGGAGCAGCATCTCAGGGCACATACTCCGGCTATCGCGCCCGCCTTTGCAGCCCACCGCGCTGAATCACTGGATGATTTGCACCGCTACCAGAATCGCGGGGAATTTCCCGTTAACACATTCCACGAGCATCGCATTCCTTATTTTATTGATGTTCATGGCACGCCTTGCGCTGTAGGCCAGCTCATTATCAGCAGTGGCCACCGCGAACTGGCGGAGATGGTCAGCCGCGAAGACAACTATGCTTACCTCCGCCAAATGCATTTTCCTGAACTTAACGACTGGGTGAAGCAGTCAGGATTTACTATGGATGAACTCGCCTGGATACAACCGGCTTACCAACCTCAATATAGCTGGACAACAGAAGGTGCAAAGGTGGAAGGAGAGATCGAAGTATTTCTATCCACGATGGTAGGTGGAAAGGAAATGCTTTATGTGGCAGGCGAATTTGATAAAGTGGAAGGAATGGAAGGGATGAATAATATTGCAGCATTTGATGGCAACAACTGGATGAAACTGGGCGATGGACTAAATGGCCGCGTCAGTGCAATGACAATCTACACCAACACGCTGTACGTGGGGGGAGAATTCACCCTGGCAGACGGAGAACCTGCTGCATACGTGGCCCGCTGGACAGGTTCCAAGTGGGAAGCAGTTGGCAACGGTTTCAACGCTCCTGTAAGGACATTGGCCGTTCACGACAATACACTTTACGCAGGAGGTTCATTTACCGCATCCGGCACTGTGTCGAATTTGTATTTGTCACGGCTGGGTTTCGGTAACTGGATTTCCTTGCCTGAACAGGTGAACGGACCCGTGAATGCACTGATATCAACCTCTGAGGGCGATCTGGTGGTAGCGGGTGAATTCACAATGGCAGGCACCACCGCGGCAAAGCACATTGCCCTTTACAGCTCCCATACATGGCAGGCAATGGATGGTGGAATTGAAGGCCCGGTAAACGCACTAGCGGAGTATGATGGAAAAATCTATGCAGGAGGAGAACTGAAGGATGAACATCAGGCAGACATTGAAGGATTTGCCTCATGGGATGGTGATAACTGGGAAACTGAGCACACCCGTCAATCCATTTCCGGACAAAGGATCAACAGGTTTCTCCAACACGGGGATCATCTTTATATTATCGGTGATTTCAATTTTTTCCCAGGCATCGGAAACTATGGCCAAAATATCATTGAATATAATAAAGCCGGCTATGGTGAAGGCATGGCATCGATGAAAGGAAGCCTTAATACCGGTATCGTTTTCAGGGATGCACTCTATTTTGGTGGTGCGCTAGATTCGCTGCTTTCAGACGAATGGATGGCTCCGGGAGGACTTTTCTATCAGGCGCTTCCTTCGTCAGTGGCTGAACCCGCTCAGGTTCAATCCGCTTCCGGCCCCTATCCGAATCCCGCCCATGACATTTTCTACATTGACTTTCCCTCCGTATCAGATTACGACCTCAGGCTGTACAATCTCCTTGGTAACGAAGTGAGACATCTCTCCGGTACCGGCTCTAAGGTGGCGGTACAGCGCGAAGATCTGAGTTCCGGAGTCTATATATATTCGATATGCGCAGACGGTGTTCCTGCTAAAAATGGTCGTATCGTGATAGCAGCACCGCCTGCTCATTAG
- a CDS encoding metal-dependent hydrolase gives MDSITQIALGAAVGEAALGRKVGNKAVLWGAVAGTIPDLDVIPGQFLSTLQELEFHRGASHSIVFSVIMAPILGYLVYRLHKNSGASWRGWTLLFFLSLITHPVLDCLTTWGTQFFWPLDYRVDLKSISVIDPLYTLPLLITTIWLMFKSRSGRGRRVLNVIGISLSSFYLIFTLGNKAMIHQIFEEELERQNISYNRFDTRPTLFNNILWTSNVEADSGYYLGYYSFLDPDESIHFRYIHKNEELLGEVENEPKVKRLLKITQDWYTLEKEGELLLVNDLRFGQTMIWPDENERFVFTYTIEKDNGEVIIGQRENDFSQGTELLSQLWHRLKGHKNPPR, from the coding sequence ATGGATTCGATAACGCAAATAGCTTTGGGAGCCGCAGTGGGAGAAGCCGCACTTGGAAGAAAGGTGGGAAACAAGGCGGTTTTATGGGGGGCGGTGGCAGGCACCATCCCTGATCTTGACGTGATTCCCGGCCAGTTTCTCTCTACCCTGCAGGAGTTGGAGTTCCATCGCGGAGCGAGCCATTCCATCGTTTTTTCGGTAATAATGGCTCCCATCCTCGGATACCTTGTTTACCGCCTTCATAAAAATAGCGGAGCTTCATGGCGCGGATGGACGCTGCTGTTTTTCCTGTCACTCATAACCCATCCGGTGCTGGATTGCCTCACGACCTGGGGAACGCAGTTTTTCTGGCCGCTGGATTATCGAGTAGACCTTAAGTCCATTTCGGTGATTGATCCACTCTACACCCTGCCATTGCTCATCACCACAATATGGCTGATGTTTAAGAGTCGCTCCGGCCGGGGGCGCAGGGTGCTTAATGTAATTGGTATCAGCCTCAGTTCCTTTTATTTAATTTTCACATTAGGAAATAAGGCAATGATCCACCAGATATTTGAAGAGGAACTGGAGCGGCAGAATATCAGCTATAACCGGTTTGATACACGGCCAACTTTGTTTAATAATATTCTCTGGACCTCCAACGTGGAAGCCGATTCCGGTTATTACCTCGGTTATTATTCCTTTCTTGATCCTGATGAAAGCATACACTTCAGGTATATTCATAAAAATGAAGAACTGCTGGGGGAAGTGGAAAACGAGCCGAAAGTGAAACGCCTTCTGAAAATTACGCAGGACTGGTACACGCTGGAAAAAGAGGGTGAGCTGCTCCTGGTAAACGATCTGCGTTTTGGGCAAACTATGATCTGGCCGGATGAAAATGAGCGATTTGTCTTTACCTATACCATCGAAAAGGATAATGGAGAAGTCATCATCGGCCAACGGGAAAATGACTTCAGTCAGGGAACCGAATTGCTGAGCCAGCTTTGGCACCGCCTCAAAGGCCATAAAAATCCACCCCGTTAA
- a CDS encoding M20/M25/M40 family metallo-hydrolase — MSKTDIEQIELLLKYIKPEAVRTHLQAIAGERHRISAPDHLEKVREYIKRDFIRWLSKSDSNKFSTAETAGENLWSHIAGEAPEGTWLLTAHYDSVAGSPGADDNASAVAGMLCALRALSHFRYRDNIVFVAFDLEEASLAGSEAFVQQLNDWPLQPVKGVINLEMIGYTAEEENSQFFPPGMEQLFPQQIREVEQRGRKGDFITNVANAGSLSLMSKFEATAKELLPDLPVVSIAVPGNGEMAPVLRRSDHAPFWDAGIPALMLTDTSEFRNPNYHLSTDTLSTLNIDFITVVTKAATATIARLAGLRI, encoded by the coding sequence ATGAGCAAAACAGATATTGAACAAATCGAGCTGTTGCTAAAGTATATAAAGCCTGAAGCAGTGAGGACGCATTTGCAGGCGATAGCCGGTGAACGCCACCGCATTTCAGCACCCGACCACCTGGAAAAAGTCAGGGAATACATCAAGCGGGATTTTATCCGGTGGCTTAGTAAAAGTGATTCCAATAAATTCTCAACAGCGGAAACTGCCGGAGAAAATTTATGGAGTCATATTGCCGGGGAGGCTCCGGAAGGCACTTGGCTCCTTACAGCCCATTACGATTCTGTAGCAGGTTCTCCGGGAGCTGATGACAATGCTTCAGCCGTGGCTGGAATGCTCTGTGCATTACGTGCGCTGAGCCATTTCCGGTACAGGGATAATATTGTTTTTGTAGCATTCGACCTTGAGGAGGCTTCCCTGGCGGGCAGCGAGGCTTTTGTGCAGCAGCTTAACGATTGGCCGCTCCAGCCTGTGAAAGGTGTGATAAACCTGGAGATGATAGGATATACCGCAGAGGAGGAGAATTCACAGTTTTTCCCGCCAGGGATGGAACAGCTTTTTCCGCAGCAGATAAGGGAGGTGGAGCAGCGGGGACGCAAGGGCGACTTCATCACCAATGTGGCCAATGCCGGTTCCCTTTCATTGATGTCGAAGTTTGAAGCTACGGCAAAGGAACTGTTGCCGGACCTGCCCGTGGTTTCCATTGCCGTTCCGGGAAATGGAGAGATGGCGCCCGTTCTCCGGAGGAGTGACCATGCTCCATTCTGGGATGCCGGCATCCCTGCTCTGATGCTGACGGATACCTCCGAATTCAGAAACCCGAATTACCATCTTTCCACGGATACGCTTTCTACCCTGAATATTGACTTCATTACAGTTGTAACCAAAGCCGCCACCGCCACTATTGCCCGCCTTGCAGGTTTGCGCATTTAA
- a CDS encoding GNAT family N-acetyltransferase, which produces MWMEYFNSAEALRFSNWELGSEDTCKRWIDSQVLRYGQTGFALYGVVNKETGKMAGQCGLLEQTVDGRPEIEIGYHLIPSAWGNGYATEAASALRNYAFNNHIADSLISIININNIPSQAVAVRNGMKRGARTTFKEMPVYIYRIEREEWERL; this is translated from the coding sequence ATATGGATGGAATATTTCAATTCTGCGGAAGCCCTGCGCTTTTCAAATTGGGAGTTGGGGAGTGAGGACACCTGCAAACGCTGGATTGACAGCCAAGTACTGCGCTATGGGCAAACAGGCTTTGCCCTCTATGGCGTGGTGAATAAAGAAACCGGGAAGATGGCCGGGCAGTGCGGACTCCTTGAGCAAACGGTAGATGGCCGCCCGGAAATTGAGATCGGCTACCACTTGATCCCCAGCGCATGGGGAAACGGATATGCAACAGAAGCAGCTTCAGCCCTTCGCAATTATGCATTTAATAATCACATCGCTGACTCTCTTATTTCAATTATTAATATTAATAATATTCCTTCACAAGCTGTAGCCGTGAGGAACGGCATGAAAAGAGGCGCCCGCACAACCTTCAAGGAAATGCCGGTCTATATTTATCGCATTGAACGGGAGGAGTGGGAAAGGCTATAA